One genomic window of Penaeus chinensis breed Huanghai No. 1 chromosome 35, ASM1920278v2, whole genome shotgun sequence includes the following:
- the LOC125044404 gene encoding uncharacterized protein LOC125044404, with protein sequence MAPRWSTSLLQFRLGLSLLSLLAAPSLGRLPHFPDGEVVDENNLVEGAPQPLSLSDAVRLFVRLNQEEELGARSEGQEEREDPRLIGITDGGLYRGDLVVYLPVTLLLPTFAFRSRYSLAGSKDSSWSSYLFGRSYGGGRDKENEDAWQDVRGPVDRVLSGDVRYDPQHPEYENGAYGSLLSRLDAYFHYLRVHDDSCRMKAICHLAKDPAKYSPLSHLILSALKKSESFSRPSSYSQEVFRFFRYYWAAERGVAGEDCSHAYYQCPADLEDIVNMSVLSFWQKLASRVSIKLSDE encoded by the exons ATGGCGCCACGCTGGTCCACGTCGCTCCTACAGTTCCGTCTTGGACTGTCCTTGCTGTCCTTGTTGGCCGCCCCCTCCCTGGGGCGCCTCCCACACTTCCCGGATGGCGAGGTAGTGGATGAGAACAACCTGGTGGAGGGGGCGCCGCAGCCACTTAGCCTTTCCGACGCCGTCCGCCTGTTCGTCCGCCTGAATCAGGAAGAGGAACTGGGCGCTCGATCCGAGGGTCAAGAGGAACGAGAGGACCCGAGATTGATCGGCATCACCGACGGAGGGCTCTACAGGGGAG ATCTTGTGGTCTATCTCCCGgtgactctccttctccctacgtTCGCCTTCCGTTCGCGTTACTCCTTGGCCGGAAGTAAGGATTCCAGCTGGTCGAGTTACCTCTTCGGAAGGAGTTATGGAGGAGGTCGAGATAAGGAAAATGAGGATGCTTGGCAAGACGTCAGAGGCCCTGTGGATCGCGTTCTCTCGGGCGACGTCAGATACGACCCCCAGCATCCGGAGTACGAGAacgg aGCATACGGTTCCTTGCTCTCCCGCCTCGATGCCTACTTCCACTATCTCCGAGTGCATGACGATTCCTGTAGGATGAAGGCTATATGTCACTTGGCGAAGGACCCTGCAAAGTACAGCCCCCTTTCGCATCTCATTCTCTCAGCCCTGAA GAAGAGTGAGTCATTCTCCAGGCCTTCTTCATACAGCCAAGAAGTGTTTCGTTTCTTCCGCTACTACTGGGCAGCTGAAAGGGGCGTGGCCGGCGAGGACTGTAGCCACGCCTACTACCAGTGTCCAGCTGACCTTGAGGACATTGTCAACATGAGTGTCCTTAGCTTCTGGCAGAAACTTGCATCTCGTGTGTCTATTAAGCTGAGCGACGAATGA